In Phyllostomus discolor isolate MPI-MPIP mPhyDis1 chromosome 2, mPhyDis1.pri.v3, whole genome shotgun sequence, the following are encoded in one genomic region:
- the TBL1XR1 gene encoding F-box-like/WD repeat-containing protein TBL1XR1 isoform X1 → MSISSDEVNFLVYRYLQESGFSHSAFTFGIESHISQSNINGALVPPAALISIIQKGLQYVEAEVSINEDGTLFDGRPIESLSLIDAVMPDVVQTRQQAYRDKLAQQQAAAAAAAAAATNQQGSAKNGENTANGEENGAHTIANNHTDMMEVDGDVEIPPNKAVVLRGHESEVFICAWNPVSDLLASGSGDSTARIWNLSENSTSGSTQLVLRHCIREGGQDVPSNKDVTSLDWNSEGTLLATGSYDGFARIWTKDGNLASTLGQHKGPIFALKWNKKGNFILSAGVDKTTIIWDAHTGEAKQQFPFHSAPALDVDWQSNNTFASCSTDMCIHVCKLGQDRPIKTFQGHTNEVNAIKWDPTGNLLASCSDDMTLKIWSMKQDNCVHDLQAHNKEIYTIKWSPTGPGTNNPNANLMLASASFDSTVRLWDVDRGICIHTLTKHQEPVYSVAFSPDGRYLASGSFDKCVHIWNTQTGALVHSYRGTGGIFEVCWNAAGDKVGASASDGSVCVLDLRK, encoded by the exons gattttctcatTCAGCATTTACCTTTGGTATAGAAAGCCATATTAGTCAATCAAACATAAATGGTGCCCTCGTCCCACCTGCTGCGTTGATTTCTATAATCCAGAAAGGTCTGCAGTATGTAGAGGCAGAAGTTAGTATTAATGAG GATGGTACCTTGTTTGATGGTCGACCAATAGAGTCTCTGTCACTGATAGATGCCGTAATGCCTGATGTAGTACAAACAAGACAACAAGCTTACAGAGATAAGCTTGCACAGCAAcaagcagcagctgctgcagctgccgcAGCTGCCACAAACCAACAAGGATCTgcaaaaaatggagaaaacacagCAAATGGAGAGGAGAATGGAGCACATACTATAGCAA ACAACCACACTGATATGATGGAAGTGGATGGGGACGTTGAAATCCCTCCTAACAAGGCAGTCGTGCTGCGGGGCCATGAGTCTGAAGTGTTCATCTGTGCCTGGAACCCCGTTAGCGATCTCTTGGCGTCAGG GTCTGGAGACTCGACAGCAAGAATATGGAACCTTAGTGAAAATAGCACCAGCGGCTCCACGCAGCTAGTACTTAGACATTGTATACGAGAAGGAGGGCAGGACGTCCCGAGCAACAAGGACGTGACCTCTCTAGATTGGAAT AGTGAAGGTACACTTCTAGCAACTGGTTCATACGATGGGTTTGCCAGAATATGGACTAAAGATG gtAACCTTGCTAGCACCTTGGGGCAGCATAAAGGCCCTATATTTGCATTAAAATGGAACAAGAAAGGAAATTTCATCCTAAGTGCTGGAGTAGACAAG ACAACAATTATTTGGGATGCACATACTGGTGAAGCCAAGCAGCAGTTTCCTTTCCATTCAG CACCGGCACTGGATGTCGACTGGCAGAGCAACAACACCTTCGCTTCCTGTAGTACAGACATGTGCATTCATGTCTGTAAATTAGGACAAGACAGACCTATTAAAACATTCCAGGGACACACG AATGAAGTAAATGCTATCAAATGGGACCCAACTGGCAATCTTCTGGCCTCCTGTTCTGATGACATGACTTTGAAG ataTGGAGTATGAAACAAGACAATTGTGTCCATGATTTGCAAGCAcataataaagaaatttataCTATCAAGTGGAGTCCAACAGGGCCAGGGACAAATAATCCAAATGCCAACCTTATGTTAGCAAG TGCATCCTTTGACTCTACTGTTAGATTGTGGGATGTAGACCGAGGAATTTGCATCCATACTTTGACAAAACACCAAGAGCCTGTGTACAGTGTAGCTTTCAGCCCTGATGGCAGGTATCTGGCAAGTGGTTcttttgacaaatgtgtacacATCTGGAACACACAG acaGGTGCTCTAGTTCACAGCTATAGGGGAACAGGTGGAATATTTGAAGTTTGCTGGAATGCAGCAGGAGACAAGGTTGGAGCCAGTGCATCAGATGGTTCA GTTTGTGTATTAGATCTTCGGAAATAG
- the TBL1XR1 gene encoding F-box-like/WD repeat-containing protein TBL1XR1 isoform X2 has product MPDVVQTRQQAYRDKLAQQQAAAAAAAAAATNQQGSAKNGENTANGEENGAHTIANNHTDMMEVDGDVEIPPNKAVVLRGHESEVFICAWNPVSDLLASGSGDSTARIWNLSENSTSGSTQLVLRHCIREGGQDVPSNKDVTSLDWNSEGTLLATGSYDGFARIWTKDGNLASTLGQHKGPIFALKWNKKGNFILSAGVDKTTIIWDAHTGEAKQQFPFHSAPALDVDWQSNNTFASCSTDMCIHVCKLGQDRPIKTFQGHTNEVNAIKWDPTGNLLASCSDDMTLKIWSMKQDNCVHDLQAHNKEIYTIKWSPTGPGTNNPNANLMLASASFDSTVRLWDVDRGICIHTLTKHQEPVYSVAFSPDGRYLASGSFDKCVHIWNTQTGALVHSYRGTGGIFEVCWNAAGDKVGASASDGSVCVLDLRK; this is encoded by the exons ATGCCTGATGTAGTACAAACAAGACAACAAGCTTACAGAGATAAGCTTGCACAGCAAcaagcagcagctgctgcagctgccgcAGCTGCCACAAACCAACAAGGATCTgcaaaaaatggagaaaacacagCAAATGGAGAGGAGAATGGAGCACATACTATAGCAA ACAACCACACTGATATGATGGAAGTGGATGGGGACGTTGAAATCCCTCCTAACAAGGCAGTCGTGCTGCGGGGCCATGAGTCTGAAGTGTTCATCTGTGCCTGGAACCCCGTTAGCGATCTCTTGGCGTCAGG GTCTGGAGACTCGACAGCAAGAATATGGAACCTTAGTGAAAATAGCACCAGCGGCTCCACGCAGCTAGTACTTAGACATTGTATACGAGAAGGAGGGCAGGACGTCCCGAGCAACAAGGACGTGACCTCTCTAGATTGGAAT AGTGAAGGTACACTTCTAGCAACTGGTTCATACGATGGGTTTGCCAGAATATGGACTAAAGATG gtAACCTTGCTAGCACCTTGGGGCAGCATAAAGGCCCTATATTTGCATTAAAATGGAACAAGAAAGGAAATTTCATCCTAAGTGCTGGAGTAGACAAG ACAACAATTATTTGGGATGCACATACTGGTGAAGCCAAGCAGCAGTTTCCTTTCCATTCAG CACCGGCACTGGATGTCGACTGGCAGAGCAACAACACCTTCGCTTCCTGTAGTACAGACATGTGCATTCATGTCTGTAAATTAGGACAAGACAGACCTATTAAAACATTCCAGGGACACACG AATGAAGTAAATGCTATCAAATGGGACCCAACTGGCAATCTTCTGGCCTCCTGTTCTGATGACATGACTTTGAAG ataTGGAGTATGAAACAAGACAATTGTGTCCATGATTTGCAAGCAcataataaagaaatttataCTATCAAGTGGAGTCCAACAGGGCCAGGGACAAATAATCCAAATGCCAACCTTATGTTAGCAAG TGCATCCTTTGACTCTACTGTTAGATTGTGGGATGTAGACCGAGGAATTTGCATCCATACTTTGACAAAACACCAAGAGCCTGTGTACAGTGTAGCTTTCAGCCCTGATGGCAGGTATCTGGCAAGTGGTTcttttgacaaatgtgtacacATCTGGAACACACAG acaGGTGCTCTAGTTCACAGCTATAGGGGAACAGGTGGAATATTTGAAGTTTGCTGGAATGCAGCAGGAGACAAGGTTGGAGCCAGTGCATCAGATGGTTCA GTTTGTGTATTAGATCTTCGGAAATAG